From Cercospora beticola chromosome 6, complete sequence, a single genomic window includes:
- a CDS encoding uncharacterized protein (antiSMASH:Cluster_5), with protein sequence MFNKPHAAWSLVDVLEYVETNQSSSSTALPEKPLRCLKRGTESNSLHTQAYSAQDYVAVSYTWPSKAWTRLYDSNVSTKVWDGKHCSDSEHISLFMLHVLDKLLPMTSMNDDGQELHMWVDHSCINQDDDQEKQEQIAIMDRIYSGARLTAVMLEDVELTAEEYDFLRSYKRRIGEERARFVTLLRKILNGRWFGRAWCSQEFLLSRGTMFYVHQTGKPREPIDFASEVLAAWVTKARMYDATVPRLPEMRGIASLYQPIAGLVFVGSFAWAYGVVQDLECYEVFDKVALVLNLVRTPPHRRLTAFPSTEGNMSVNADTNVAKIVNVLAIQNRDFSLLQAGHQVDNPFIGLNGLGWAALPIKGDEIADSWRHHIYEVDKDPTASLTTEGLKLRGPIERVVTQQDWTIRRADKKLHITVDHIHRVIEPDWLQEPDAHSPVQGSLYDRDTQMSRLRDILYAVEALDAVDIWPTFLPADETWILRGQHDGFRSYDEGSLRSRIIKRSIFDPARLNELSLLAQLSCIEAMKPASM encoded by the coding sequence ATGTTCAATAAACCGCACGCCGCGTGGTCGCTCGTTGACGTACTTGAATATGTCGAAACCAAccagtcgtcttcgtcaacaGCGCTACCAGAGAAGCCCTTAAGATGTCTGAAGAGAGGCACAGAGAGCAACAGCTTACACACCCAAGCCTACTCTGCACAAGATTATGTTGCAGTGAGTTATACATGGCCCAGTAAGGCATGGACGAGACTGTACGACAGCAATGTATCCACTAAGGTCTGGGATGGGAAGCACTGCAGTGACTCCGAACACATCAGCTTGTTCATGCTTCATGTATTGGACAAGTTGCTACCAATGACCTCAATGAATGATGATGGTCAAGAGCTACACATGTGGGTGGATCATTCATGTATCAACCAAGACGATGACCAggagaagcaagagcaaaTCGCAATCATGGACCGCATCTACTCTGGCGCGCGCCTTACTGCTGTCATGCTGGAAGACGTCGAACTCACTGCCGAGGAATATGATTTCCTGAGGTCATACAAGCGAAGGATAGGCGAAGAGCGCGCGAGGTTTGTCACATTGCTACGCAAAATCCTGAATGGTAGATGGTTTGGAAGAGCCTGGTGCTCGCAAGAGTTTCTCCTGAGTCGCGGCACGATGTTCTACGTGCATCAGACAGGAAAGCCCAGGGAGCCAATTGATTTTGCCAGTGAAGTTCTGGCTGCATGGGTGACCAAAGCACGAATGTACGATGCAACAGTGCCTCGCCTACCTGAGATGAGAGGCATTGCAAGCTTGTATCAACCGATCGCTGGCCTGGTTTTCGTTGGCTCATTCGCCTGGGCATACGGAGTCGTGCAGGATCTGGAGTGTTACGAAGTGTTCGACAAGGTGGCTCTGGTGTTAAATCTGGTGCGAACGCCTCCACATCGGAGATTGACGGCATTTCCGAGCACAGAAGGCAATATGAGCGTCAATGCAGACACGAATGTTGCCAAAATAGTGAACGTGCTCGCTATACAAAATAGGGACTTTTCGCTCCTTCAGGCTGGCCACCAGGTCGATAATCCATTCATAGGCCTCAACGGTCTCGGCTGGGCTGCTTTACCTATCAAAGGTGACGAGATAGCAGATTCGTGGCGCCATCACATCTACGAAGTTGACAAGGATCCTACAGCTTCCTTGACCACAGAAGGTCTCAAACTACGAGGCCCGATCGAACGCGTTGTCACCCAGCAAGATTGGACAATAAGGCGTGCCGATAAAAAGCTTCATATTACAGTGGACCACATCCACAGAGTTATCGAACCCGACTGGCTGCAAGAACCAGATGCCCATAGCCCCGTACAGGGCAGTTTGTACGACCGCGATACTCAAATGTCTAGACTCCGCGACATCCTATACGCTGTCGAGGCTCTCGATGCCGTTGACATCTGGCCGACCTTTCTGCCTGCGGATGAAACCTGGATACTGCGCGGACAGCACGATGGCTTCAGGTCGTACGACGAGGGCTCACTCCGCTCACGCATTATAAAAAGGAGTATATTCGACCCGGCACGACTCAATGAACTATCGCTGCTGGCTCAGCTTTCTTGCATCGAGGCGATGAAACCAGCTTCAATGTAG
- a CDS encoding uncharacterized protein (SMCOG1106:major facilitator transporter~antiSMASH:Cluster_5) yields MNEKDLEHNAPDDSSSKDTSRRGSYQEATSHGSDQSKAPVTPKAPAQNTSSTTLDWDSESDPDNPQNWSVGRKWYQTIMPASIALVVTLGSSIITPAREEIQMEFSTNYTLSLIPFVVYVLGVGFGPFIASPSSEYFGRRVIYQTSIFTFSLFVLGCGFSPNVASLIICRFLAGFCGSPGLSIGTASIADIWIPKDRALPMTLFITTPFLGPAIAPMIGAYATLGMGWRWTQWTLLLFSTVCLAGSVGMKETYKSVVLQKRAKKRGIASGEPDLAYAQRVKRFVQGQLKRPVHMLLVEPVVALLTLYVGCNFGVLYGFFTSFPYIFPKVYGFGIGGTGLMFLSIGVGCLCAALLLIIWARTVTPRLMKKHQGKPPIEHRLFYAMIGSIALPISLFWFGWTANFGVHWICPVIAATLYGFGNMLVLMSANLYIVDFYGARFGASAAVANNFTRYAFGFAFPLFTVQMYEKLGIGWATSLLGFVQLGLTAIPWAFYVYGPRLRARSQYVQGGGS; encoded by the exons ATGAACGAGAAGGACCTTGAGCACAACGCTCCGGACGACAGTAGCAGCAAAGATACCTCCCGGCGAGGATCGTATCAGGAAGCCACCAGCCATGGATCAGACCAGTCAAAAGCGCCAGTTACACCAAAAGCACCAGCACAGAatacctcctccaccaccctaGATTGGGACTCCGAATCCGACCCCGACAATCCTCAAAACTGGTCTGTTGGCCGAAAATGGTATCAAACGATCATGCCGGCATCGATTGCCTTGGTCGTAACACTCGGCTCCTCGATCATCACGCCTGCTCGCGAAGAAATTCAAATGGAATTCTCCACGAATTACACTCTCTCCCTCATACCCTTCGTCGTCTACGTCCTAGGCGTGGGCTTCGGGCCCTTCATCGCCTCCCCGAGCAGCGAATACTTCGGACGAAGAGTCATATACCAAACTTCAATATTCACATTTTCGCTTTTTGTGCTAGGATGTGGATTTAGTCCAAATGTCGCCAGTCTCATTATCTGCAGATTTCTGGCTGGATTTTGTGGAAGTCCTGGACTGTCGATTGGCACAGCGAGTATTGCTGATATTTGGATACCGAAGGACAGAGCGCTGCCGATGACACTTTTTATCACGACGCCATTTTTGGGTCCAGCAATTGCACCGATGATTGGAGCCTATGCGACGCTTGGAATGGGGTGGAGGTGGACGCAGTGGACATTGCTGCTCTTCAGCACAGTCTGTCTTGCAGGTTCGGTCGGGATGAAAGAGACGTACAAGTCTGTCGTCTTGCAAAagagggcgaagaagaggggGATTGCCAGTGGTGAGCCTGATCTCGCCTATGCACAGAGGGTCAAGAGGTTTGTGCAGGGACAGCTGAAGAGACCGGTACACATGCTGTTGGTTGAGCCTGTGGTGGCGCTGTTGACACT GTACGTGGGGTGCAATTTTGGCGTACTGTACGGCTTCTTCACGAGTTTTCCATATATTTTCCCCAAGGTGTACGGTTTCGGTATAGGAGGAACTGGTCTCATGTTCCTGAGCATTGGCGTGGGCTGCTTAtgtgctgctcttcttctgatcATCTGGGCACGTACGGTAACGCCTAggctgatgaagaagcaTCAAGGCAAGCCACCGATAGAGCACAGGCTTTTCTATGCCATGATTGGCTCCATTGCACTGCCAATTTCATT ATTCTGGTTCGGTTGGACAGCCAACTTTGGAGTACACTGGATCTGTCCCGTCATCGCAGCAACGTTGTATGGATTCGGTAACATGCTGGTGCTCATGTCTGCCAACCTCTACATTGTCGACTTCTATGGGGCAAGATTTGGAGCCAGCGCAGCAGTAGCAAACAACTTTACGCGCTATGCTTTTGGCTTCGCATTCCCTCTATTCACTGTACAAATGTACGAGAAATTGGGGATTGGTTGGGCAACGAGTCTCTTAGGGTTTGTCCAATTAGGGCTGACCGCAATTCCCTGGGCATTTTATGTGTACGGACCACGCTTGAGAGCAAGAAGTCAGTATGTGCAGGGAGGAGGTTCATGA
- a CDS encoding uncharacterized protein (antiSMASH:Cluster_5) — protein sequence MASKEITSDVKRSPSGDEETGSDDLNLYHDVLAAAGDYEGKPTLEELKTLRRVPGKMPAIAYLICFVEFCERASYYGVQQLIGNFVNRPLPEGGNGYGAPPRGTQETAGALGLGTVKANAVSQSFSMLVYCLPIFFGWLADTRTGRFRLICWGVVVFGVAHVLMCVSAAKPLLADGSAKTPYLLSLYILAVGAAMFKPNVSPLLLDQMTTRVPKVITAKNGERVIEDPESTTERVMLWFYLLINVGGFMGVATTYAEKYVGFWLAFLLPLLLYLPLPLLLWFMKPRLIHHPPGGNELGRVCRVLGVCFRRGGLFRIGRHGFWDLAKPTHIAASGLSIQTTWNDEFVEDVRRAFQATGMFCFFPIQYINDNGIGSAASYLSTMLTTNGVPNDVIQNFNSLSIILSVPIFNYGLYPLLRKLKIHYGPVARITTGLAMSSVGGAAYAVLNYYAYKQSPCGEYGSDNCTVGTGVAPITIWWMAIPYGLGGVSEIFVNVPAYGIAYSRAPANMRGLVSAINLLNTGFAYAIGLACSSVIRDPYLTWDFGGPAIAGGIVTITFYFLFRHIDKEEYSLNDAEENAVARKNSINPDAAEISHQREKSISE from the exons ATGG CGAGCAAGGAAATCACCAGCGACGTCAAGCGCTCGCCGTCCGGAGACGAGGAGACCGGATCGGACGACCTGAATCTCTACCACGATGTCCTGGCCGCAGCTGGAGACTATGAGGGCAAGCCAACGCTGGAGGAGCTCAAGACTCTGCGAAGAGTGCCGGGCAAGATGCCAGCGATTGCCTACCTCATCTGCTTCGTGGAATTTTGCGAGCGCGCATCATACTACGGTGTCCAGCAACTCATTGGAAACTTTGTGAACCGGCCACTCCCAGAAGGCGGCAATGGATATGGTGCTCCTCCACGAGGCACGCAGGAAACTGCTGGCGCCCTCGGCCTTGGTACCGTAAAGGCCAATGCCGTTTCGCAGTCCTTCTCCATGTTGGTCTACTGTCTCCCCATCTTCTTCGGTTGGCTCGCAGATACTCGCACTGGTCGCTTCAGGCTCATTTGCTGGGGTGTCGTGGTCTTCGGTGTTGCTCACGTCCTCATGTGTGTCTCGGCTGCAAAGCCTCTCCTCGCAGACGGAAGCGCCAAGACGCCATATCTGCTTTCGTTGTACATTTTGGCTGTTGGTGCTG CAATGTTCAAGCCCAACGTATCCCCACTCCTGCTCGACCAGATGACCACCCGAGTTCCAAAGGTCATCACAGCCAAGAATGGCGAAAGAGTGATTGAGGACCCCGAATCGACAACAGAGAGAGTCATGCTTTGGTTCTACCTCCTGATCAACGTTGGTGGCTTCATGGGTGTGGCAACCACATACGCCGAAAAGTATGTCGGTTTCTGGCTCGCATTCTTGCTCCCACTTCTGCTCTACCTACCTCTGCCACTTCTTCTCTGGTTCATGAAGCCACGCCTGATTCACCACCCACCCGGAGGCAACGAACTCGGTCGTGTGTGCCGCGTCCTTGGAGTCTGCTTCCGCCGCGGTGGCCTGTTCAGAATTGGCAGACACGGATTCTGGGACCTCGCCAAGCCAACTCACATTGCTGCTTCCGGACTCAGCATTCAAACGACATGGAATGACGAATTTGTCGAGGACGTCCGCCGAGCTTTCCAGGCTACTGGAATGTTCTGTTTCTTCCCGATTCAGTACATCAACGACAATGGTATCGGCAGCGCTGCCAGTTACCTGTCCACGATGTTGACAACGAACGGTGTTCCCAACGACGTTATCCAGAACTTCAACAGCTTGAGCATTATCCTGAGTGTACCGATCTTCAACTACGGTCTATACCCGCTCCTCCGCAAGTTGAAAATCCACTACGGTCCTGTTGCACGTATCACGACCGGTCTTGCTATGTCCTCGGTTGGTGGTGCCGCTTACGCAGTGCTGAACTACTACGCGTACAAGCAATCTCCTTGCGGCGAATACGGCTCGGACAACTGCACAGTCGGGACCGGTGTCGCTCCAATCACCATCTGGTGGATGGCCATCCCATACGGCCTCGGTGGTGTATCCGAAATCTTCGTCAACGTCCCAGCATACGGTATCGCGTACTCTCGTGCTCCTGCCAACATGAGAGGTCTGGTTTCTGCCATCAACCTCCTCAACACTGGATTCGCGTATGCAATCGGTCTGGCCTGCTCGTCTGTGATCCGCGATCCATACCTTACTTGGGACTTTGGTGGACCAGCGATTGCTGGCGGTATTGTCACGATTACGTTCTACTTCCTCTTCCGACACATtgataaggaggagtactcGCTCAATGATGCAGAGGAGAATGCTGTGGCGCGAAAGAACTCGATCAACCCAGATGCTGCTGAGATCTCGCATCAGCGCGAGAAGTCGATTTCAGAGTAG
- a CDS encoding uncharacterized protein (SMCOG1169:sugar transport protein~antiSMASH:Cluster_5), with product MVQQTPTTGRPSIEARRQHTKLEDVLPRDQPSWWKVRHLVLLNLCLVVPMMTNSSNGYDGSLLNGLQSLPQWRNYFDTPTGAILGALSNAYTLGNFVAFPVVAWFNDRWGRLGGLRVGCLISVIGAALQAAAQNYAMFFLARLIIGCGSVIALVGGPTLVSELAYPTHRTTCTALFGPSWYTGALIAAWVTYGTQDMQSTWAWRLPSLLQGAIPLLQVVLSFFIPESPRFLVSKGREDEARAMLNRYHAGNDPAYAALVEFEIDEIKVALSEAEQSKEVSYAAFISTKANRHRLFVVMFLAITSQLCGNALVSYYLNLILNSIGITSAQEQLEINGGLIAYNLVTAIAAGFLVGRLRRRPTFVFGLGFMLLAYIIWTVLSAINHQRNFEQASLGRGVLAMIFSYYISYNISMNALPNLYITEVLPYYLRAKGTTIFVSTQGLVLVYNGFVNPVAMDAISWRYYIVFCCLIAVQAVVIYFAFPETHGFTLEETAQAFGDGAFHTTSSLECGSAKNDADAAPIDDVSTAKH from the exons ATGGTTCAACAAACACCCACTACTGGCAGACCTTCGATCGAAGCCAGAAGACAGCATACGAAGCTTGAAGATGTGCTGCCCCGAGACCAGCCGTCCTGGTGGAAGGTCCGGCATTTGGTTCTACTCAACCTATGCCTCGTCGTTCCAATGATGACGAACTCTTCCAATGGTTATGACGGATCTCTGTTGAACGGCCTACAGTCTCTACCTCAATGGCGGAACTACTTTGATACTCCGACTGGAGCAATACTGGGCGCCCTGTCCAACGCATACACCCTGGGCAACTTTGTCGCATTTCCGGTCGTGGCATGGTTTAACGATCGATGGGGAAGACTGGGTGGACTGCGAGTCGGCTGCCTGATCAGCGTCATCGGTGCTGCGCTCCAAGCAGCTGCTCAGAACTACGCCATGTTCTTCCTCGCACGATTGATCATTGGATGCGGATCTGTGATCGCTCTGGTCGGTGGTCCAACTCTGGTCTCAGAACTCGCATATCCGACTCATCGAACGACTTGCACTGCCCTATTTGGTCCATCTTGGTATACTGGAGCTCTCATTGCCGCTTGGGTGACATACGGAACACAAGATATGCAGTCGACCTGGGCATGGCGACTGCCGTCTCTACTCCAGGGCGcgattcctcttctccaagtTGTCCTTTCATTTTTCATCCCAGAATCACCGCGGTTCCTTGTCAGCAAAGggcgcgaagacgaagctcgAGCAATGCTGAACAGATACCATGCCGGCAATGATCCAGCATATGCAGCACTTGTCGAATTCGAAATCGACGAGATCAAAGTTGCCCTCTCCGAAGCTGAACAAAGTAAAGAAGTGTCCTACGCAGCTTTCATCAGCACAAAAGCCAACCGCCATCGACTTTTTGTGGTCATGTTCCTCGCCATCACTTCGCAACTTTGCGGTAACGCCCTCGTTTCCTACTATCTGAACCTCATCCTCAACAGCATCGGCATAACCAGCGCACAAGAACAACTCGAAATCAACGGCGGACTAATTGCCTACAATCTCGTAACAGCCATCGCAGCAGGATTCCTCGTCGGTCGACTCCGACGAAGACCAACATTCGTCTTCGGTCTCGGTTTCATGCTCCTCGCATACATCATCTGGACAGTTCTCAGCGCTATCAATCATCAACGGAATTTCGAACAAGCTTCACTCGGACGAGGAGTTCTGGCTATGATCTTCTCTTACTACATTAGCTACAACATCAGCATGAATGCTCTGCCGAATTTGTACATCACGGAGGTGTTACCATATTACCTTCGAGCAAAGGGCACGACGATTTTCGTTTCGACGCAAGGACTTGTGCTGGTGTATAATGGCTTTGTGAATCCTGTGGCTATGGATGCGATTTCTTGGAGGTACTATATTGTGTTTTGCTGTTTGATTGCTGTGCAGGCTGTTGTGATTTATTTCGCGTTTCCTGAG ACACACGGCTTTACCCTCGAAGAGACAGCTCAGGCCTTTGGTGATGGCGCGTTTCATACCACCTCATCTCTTGAGTGCGGATCCGCGAAGAACGATGCCGACGCGGCGCCCATTGACGATGTTTCGACTGCGAAGCACTGA
- a CDS encoding uncharacterized protein (antiSMASH:Cluster_5) produces MQNLHQEDDLGSPFVAPFLWDDDDWKLWNAMIASRDQPPAVAPRLEAATAGSLALGVEDVQMTTITVAVITSPDTRSQNTTHPAPVVCHSIASVPPGRQPSAILQCGMCMDPHLYARKADLKRHMETHFPATHFCHVNGCNRGPGKGFTRVDKLHEHLKKIHGLQGSSSSNN; encoded by the exons ATGCAGAACTTGCATCAAGAAGACGATTTGGGCTCGCCATTTGTCGCCCCATTCCTTTGggacgatgatgattggAAGCTCTGGAACGCCATGATTGCTTCCCGGGACCAACCTCCTGCAGTAGCACCTCGCTTAGAGGCTGCTACTGCCGG CTCACTTGCATTGGGTGTCGAGGATGTACAAATGACCACGATCACTGTCGCGGTCATCACTTCACCGGACACTCGCAGTCAGAACACGACTCATCCAGCCCCAGTCGTCTGCCACAGCATCGCCTCCGTCCCACCAGGCCGCCAGCCTTCTGCCATTCTGCAATGCGGAATGTGTATGGATCCTCATCTCTACGCTCGCAAGGCGGACCTCAAGCGACACATGGAGACACATTTCCCTGCCACTCACTTCTGTCACGTCAACGGCTGCAATCGTGGTCCAGGCAAGGGTTTCACTCGTGTTGACAAGTTGCATGAGCATCTCAAGAAGATCCATGGGCTTCAGGGAAGCTCGTCGTCTAACAATTAA
- a CDS encoding uncharacterized protein (antiSMASH:Cluster_5) — protein sequence MSEENAPPSVVVDEAAKKDSATSSSPAAPPSAEHERSAPTGRPLNHHSTAPATSSPLASPPQSPPVSPPAESDTRHASDYYSSRGTHDKLGNPLPEKRRQAAMSSRSRMSLPGDLGAKDPRRPKSPAPNTLPGDLGPNDPRRASSRPTSPGGSPTPSAASSHARHASDDVATRLEEDPPELAHRQDTDSDADADNDNDTDGDDSKRGRAMKRPVPGRTTSGKAINVRDDSSDSDREQNNDASTSSKPDPTKGQSKLSFAKDKKKTRLTSTSPHGKRRVHPSTAFDAAPSGASTPLHSDDESASELLAAQKLSLSVSQVHSTPSAHRAIRQILRGDFEHFQREAEDGRKRQRMYLVATDISPEAEYALEWTIGTVLRDGDTLFAVYAADEDTVGDDGGVQLGHGADSVRDTASILKTMPTTVQPHTSTLGPSPLSRSSLGGDARSRSRGVYNNADAERRKAVETITERCVRLLRKTRLQVRVVVEVFHCKSPRHMVTEVIDFLSPTLVIIGSRGQSAVKGVLLGSFSNYLVTKSSVPVMVARKKLRKHSKTAAKRHKDGLDIAYQNTGRGGRFSNVIQVAKGKGLRVESWDKVGID from the coding sequence ATGTCTGAAGAGAACGCTCCGCCGTCTGTTGTGGTCGACGAAGCCGCTAAGAAAGACTCCGCAacgtcatcatcaccagcGGCGCCGCCCTCGGCAGAACACGAGCGCAGCGCACCGACTGGCCGGCCACTAAACCATCACTCAACCGCACCTGCGACCTCCTCGCCATTGGCCTCTCCACCGCAGTCTCCGCCCGTCTCGCCGCCTGCTGAGAGTGACACCCGCCACGCATCGGACTATTACTCCAGCCGAGGGACCCACGACAAGCTTGGCAATCCATTGCCAGAAAAGCGAAGGCAAGCCGCAATGTCCTCACGATCTAGAATGTCACTGCCTGGGGATCTTGGAGCGAAGGACCCGCGACGACCCAAGTCGCCGGCTCCGAATACTCTACCTGGAGATCTGGGGCCGAATGATCCGCGACGAGCCAGTAGTCGGCCAACGAGTCCTGGTGGCAGCCCTACACCTTCGGCAGCCTCAAGCCATGCCCGACATGCGAGTGATGATGTGGCCACTCGACTAGAGGAAGATCCTCCGGAGCTCGCCCATCGCCAGGATACAGACTCGGACGCCGATGCAGACAACGACAATGACACTGATGGTGATGACAGTAAACGTGGTAGGGCCATGAAACGTCCTGTCCCGGGCAGGACTACTTCTGGAAAAGCAATCAACGTTCGTGATGATAGTTCCGATTCCGATCGTGAGCAGAATAACGATgcctctacttcttctaagCCGGATCCTACCAAAGGACAGAGTAAACTGTCATTTgcgaaagacaagaagaaaaCACGGTTGACCAGCACCAGCCCGCATGGAAAGAGGCGTGTGCATCCTTCGACGGCGTTTGATGCTGCACCAAGTGGCGCTAGTACACCATTGCATTCGGACGATGAATCTGCTTCAGAGCTACTGGCTGCGCAAAAGCTGAGCCTTTCTGTGAGTCAAGTTCACAGCACGCCATCCGCCCATCGTGCTATTCGACAGATCTTGCGAGGTGACTTTGAACATTTCCagcgagaagctgaagatggaCGGAAGCGCCAGCGGATGTACTTGGTCGCAACAGATATCTCGCCCGAGGCCGAATATGCACTGGAATGGACTATTGGCACAGTTCTCCGAGATGGCGACACGCTTTTTGCAGTTTATGCGGCAGACGAGGATACTGTGGGAGACGATGGAGGTGTTCAATTGGGCCACGGAGCTGACAGCGTTCGTGACACTGCATCCATATTGAAGACTATGCCTACCACTGTACAGCCGCATACCAGCACTCTCGGACCCTCACCGCTCAGCAGATCTAGTCTCGGCGGCGACGCCCGTTCTAGGAGTCGAGGTGTCTACAACAATGCTGATGCAGAGCGACGAAAGGCTGTGGAAACCATCACCGAGCGGTGCGTCAGGCTTCTCCGCAAGACACGACTTCAAGTCCGCGTCGTGGTCGAAGTCTTCCACTGCAAATCTCCGCGACATATGGTCACCGAAGTGATCGACTTTCTTTCGCCAACTTTGGTCATCATCGGTTCTCGAGGACAGAGTGCCGTCAAAGGTGTCTTGCTTGGATCATTTTCGAATTACCTGGTCACAAAATCAAGTGTGCCGGTCATGGTTGCGAGGAAGAAACTGCGGAAGCACAGTAAGACTGCTGCGAAGAGACATAAAGATGGCTTGGACATTGCGTATCAGAATactggaagaggaggcaggTTCAGTAATGTCATTCAGGTTGCTAAGGGCAAAGGTCTGAGGGTTGAGAGTTGGGATAAGGTCGGCATTGATTAA
- a CDS encoding uncharacterized protein (SMCOG1052:Terpene synthase/cyclase metal-binding domain protein~antiSMASH:Cluster_5) yields MPPTGPGDAVSNSPQVLQKQAVIAQIQGQPVTIPPLETFLPPGWPLHKNQHYAASKPIIEKWITEVVAGSKRQVGTIMADMTGLAAYFYPLIDDLEVFIALVKFVHWIFFFDDRLDDGDLVHHTKLAKQYREDTSRLCAQCFLPEVHGVPNRTEWLNVNWIEEIAAVITPLLAFELLTDHREALVDEIDHYINACDLEQRYRNSDDLPSVQDFMTFRYNSGACGLVFATGLPLMTTNLSAKDLQLAGEISWLANWLVLYPNELISLKKELASGQLENLVPTPAASEGPQCDLQSAINRTTRQIQAAGIELDLAESKLLATLDHANASQEKTAEFSKLAFIYKSLILGNLKWHYESARYGVAADSKEIGGAISYIVQVGDM; encoded by the exons ATGCCACCCACTGGACCAGGCGACGCTGTTTCCAACTCACCGCAGGTCCTTCAGAAGCAGGCTGTCATTGCTCAAATTCAAGGTCAGCCAGTCACGATACCGCCTCTTGAGACCTTTCTCCCGCCTGGTTGGCCCCTGCATAAGAACCAACATTATGCCGCTTCGAAGCCGATCATCGAGAAATGGATCACAGA AGTCGTCGCGGGCAGTAAAAGACAAGTTGGCACAATTATGGCCGATATGACTGGCCTAGCCGCATACTTCTACCCGCTCATTGATGATCTGGAAGTCTTCATAGCACTTGTCAAATTTGTTCACTGG atcttcttctttgacGACAGACTTGACGACGGCGACCTCGTGCATCATACCAAGCTTGCTAAGCAGTATCGAGAAGACACCTCGCGACTCTGTGCACAGTGCTTTCTTCCAGAGGTACACGGAGTACCAAATCGCACTGAGTGGCTCAACGTCAACTGGATAGAAGAAATTGCTGCTGTAATCACTCCGTTGCTCGCTTTCG AACTTTTGACAGATCATCGCGAAGCTCTTGTAGATGAGATTGATCACTATATCAACGCCTGCGACCTCGAGCAGCGTTACAGGAACAGCGATGACCTGCCATCGGTGCAAGACTTCATGACATTTCGCTACAATAGCGGTGCTTGTGGCCTTGTCTTCGCAACTGGACT ACCACTGATGACAACCAACCTCTCCGCAAAAGATCTGCAACTGGCTGGCGAAATCTCGTGGCTGGCAAATTGGCTCGTCCTCTA CCCGAACGAGCTCATCTCTCTGAAGAAAGAACTG GCCAGTGGTCAGCTAGAAAACTTGGTTCCAACACCAGCTGCTAGCGAAGGCCCGCAGTGCGATCTGCAATCCGCTATCAACCGCACCACCAGACAAATACAAGCAGCTGGAATCGAACTGGACCTCGCTGAAAGCAAGTTATTAGCAACTCTTGATCACGCAAACGCGTCGCAGGAGAAAACTGCAGAGTTCAGCAAGCTTGCCTTCATCTACAAAAGCTTGATCCTGGGGAACTTGAAGTGGCA TTACGAATCGGCGAGATACGGCGTTGCTGCCGATAGTAAGGAAATCGGTGGAGCCATTTCGTATATTGTTCAGGTCGGAGATATGTGA
- a CDS encoding uncharacterized protein (antiSMASH:Cluster_5): MHFTTLITTVSLLSTASAHAYHRHHRRTTSDPRVCAVLQNTDRPGNDYFRVKTVTFEACEVACAADVRCVTAQFRKDNQFCYFKEASSDSVPDTNVDTVDCSGSILPETTTTTTAAGSTSTTTTTSMSTATSTTSSTTTASSTTSASTTDSSSTSTASSTSTASSTTSASPTTSTTLATSTTKTAKITSTTKSKTTCKPTTTTKAVYTTKKATTTKCTTKFKTTTKAKKPYATTKAKKPYATTEAKKPYATTTKKHY; this comes from the coding sequence ATGCATTTCACCACACTCATTACCACAGTATCCCTTCTCTCAACAGCTTCTGCTCACGCATATCACCGACACCATCGCCGAACGACATCAGATCCTCGTGTCTGCGCAGTTCTCCAAAACACCGATCGTCCTGGAAATGATTATTTCCGAGTCAAGACCGTGACCTTCGAGGCCTGCGAAGTAGCCTGCGCAGCAGATGTCCGCTGTGTAACAGCCCAATTTCGCAAGGACAATCAATTCTGCTATTTCAAAGAAGCCAGCAGTGATTCTGTTCCGGACACCAATGTCGATACTGTAGACTGCTCGGGCAGCATCTTGCCTGAGACCACGACTACGACTACGGCGGCTGGAAGTACTTCAacgactactactacttccaTGAGTACCGCTACatcgacgacttcttccacaacaACTGCTTCTTCTACAACTTCTGCTTCAACCACtgattcttcttcgacatctACCGCTTCCTCGACTTCTACTGCGTCCTCGACTACCAGTGCTTCTCCAACCACCAGTACTACCCTGGCCACAAGCACTACAAAAACCGCGAAAATCACCAGCACGACAAAATCAAAGACTACATGCAAGCCAACTACGACCACCAAGGCAGTATACACAACCAAGAAAGCCACAACGACGAAGTGCACAACGAAGTTCAAGACCACGacaaaggcgaagaagccatACGCCACGACTaaggcgaagaagccatATGCTACGacggaggcgaagaagccatATGCCACGACTACAAAGAAGCACTACTAA